The Bifidobacterium coryneforme genome segment GGAGCCTGGACATGAGGCCAGGGTTGCGGTCACATACCAGGACATCCCCATGCCCATCACCGTGGAAGTGGCTTCCAAGGTGGCGGGCGAAGCCAACCAGCGCATCGCCAAGGACCTGGTTATTCAGGCGACCGATAACGACAGTATGAGGATACCGGCTCCGACCGTGGCATCCTGGGTCAAGCCGGACACCGACCTGAGGCGGGGGACCATGAGTCTGGACTTCGACCAGGCCGCCATCTCGGGTTATCTGAGCCAGGAGCTTCCCAAGGCGCTCGACCGGGAAATGGTGACGGCCGTCAACGTCAAGAACACCAAGGGTGAAGTGGTGGCTGAGACCACCAAGGGGGTCGACGGGGTCAAGGTCAAGGACTTCGAAGCCACCGCCGACCAGGTCATCAAGGCGCTGAAGAGCGGGAACATGGATACCATCAAGGTCCAGGCCGATGTGACTCCCCACAAGGAGCAGACCAGGGTTGCCCGGTATGACGTTCCCGACGGCGATACCTGGATCGATGTGAATCTCTCCAACCAGACGGCCACCGTCTACCACGGCACCACCCCGGTCCAGACCTTCTTCATCTGCTCGGGTAAGCCCTTCGATGGGGATGGCTCGGATACGGGTACCTTCTTCATCAACGTCCGGTATGCGATTCAGACCATGCGGGGGCCGGGCTACGTCTCGCCCGATGTTCGTTGGGTCTCCTATTACAACGGCAGCGAAGGCTTCCATACGGCCGCTTGGAACCATGGCGGCATTGCCACGGGCGACCCTACTCATCATGGCTCGCACGGCTGCATCAACATGTATGAACAGGATGCCAAGTGGATCTTCGACAACGCACCGGTCGGGACCATGGTCAAGGTCTGGGGAGAGGTTCCCCCGGGGCCGGTCCGTTAGGAGTCTCCTCCTATCCGGTCCCCGGTGGTCGAAGGACCATGGTCAGGGACCGGGCGGGCGGTTCATGCCTCGGCACATCCCGGAGCATAGTAGGCTTGGACCCATGAGTGAAGAGAACAGCGAAGGCACCGTCCGATTGGACGTGCCCGATCACCTGCAGTATTCCCCCGACCATGTATGGATCGATGCCTCCCAGGACCCGGCCGTAATCGGCGTGACCGAATATGCGGCGGACCAGCTGGGCGACCTCGTCTTCCTCGACCTCCCAGAGACGGGCACCCAGGTCGAGGCCGGTGACGAGGTGGTGGAGTTGGAGTCATCCAAGGCCGTGGAGCCTGTGGTCTGCCCGGTTTCAGGAACCATAGCCTACGTGAATCGCTCCGCCTCGGACGATCCCGGTGTCATCAACTCCGATCCCTATGGGGAGGGGTGGATCATGAAGATGACCCTTGACGATGATGAGCCCGACCTGCTGACTGCCGACGAATACAGCAAGATGCTCAGGAAGTTGGGCTGAGTCGGGGCGTTTCTCACCCAGGAGGCAATGGTGTCCGAGCGGGATAGTCGCAGGCCCTCTGAACAGGGAGGCCGGGGTGGCCCCTGGCAGGTCACCAGTGTCAGCACGGCCTTTGACGCTGCCGGTCCTGGCGAGCGCATCGAATCCAGACCGGCACCGGTTCGTCTGGCCCGGCGTATCGTCACAGGCCTCTTCGAGTTCTGGGTGGGTCTTTCAACCGGCATGACCGGACGGATGGGTTGGTTCCCCCGGATACAGCCCTATGTGGGGTACGGGACCCAGGCTTATTCGCGCTTGATCTGCCGGACCGTGCTATCCGATAGTCAGGGCAGGTCGGACAGAGCGATGAGGGGGATACGGGAGCTGCTGACCGTCCCTGCCCCCAGGACCAGGGTCGCCCTGGCCATCGACCAGGTTCGTCTGGGCACGGTTCAGGTGGGGGATTCCGCCGTCTATGACGCTGTGGATTCCAGCCGGAATCAGAACGGCGAATTCGTATTGTCGGATCGTTCCGGCTACCTGGACCTGGTCGCCGAACACCACCTGACGCCCGGCACTCACCAGGTCTCCTACAAGGTGCAGGGGCGGCCGACCGTCACGGCGCCCCTCTACATCATCCCTCCCGAGGCACGATTCGGAGTCATCTCGGATGTGGACGACACCATCATGGTCAGCCAGGTGCCCATCCACTGGAAGGCCGCCTGGAACTTCCTTCTTTCCGACCCTCACAACCGCTCCTCGGTGGCGGGGATGTCGGTCTTCTACAACCGGATCCATGATCTGGACCCTTCGGCTCCCTTCTTCTATCTCTCGGCCTCGCCCTGGAATGTCGAGGGCGCCATCCGGGGCTTCATCCGTGACCACGGCTTCCCCTCCGGTCCGCTTCTCCTGCGCGATCTGGATCCCAGGCCAAAGACCTTCGTGCCCTCCATCGTCCAGCACAAGATGGAGTTCATCCATCAGCTGATGGCCGACTTCCCCCACATGCGGTTCGTCCTTATAGGTGACGACGGACAGAGCGACCCCACCACCTTCGCCGAGGTGGTCCACCGCTATCCGGGCAGGGTCCTGGCCATAGGCATCCGCCAGCTCAGCCCGGGGGAATCGGGTCTGGGCATCATCAACCGAACCTCCTCCCAGCCTGCACCGGAGACCGGAGTACCGGTCTTCTACGGTACGACCGGGGTCAACCTGATGCGGACCATGCTGCCCTACCTGGCCGCCAACCACTGAGCGGCCCTGTCCTTGTTCGGGCCCTGTGCCCGATACCGCCACATCCCCGGCCGTCAATCCAGGACGCGGGTGTTCAGGTTCCGGCTATAATCGCCCCATGAGCTTTTCGGCAAGTGATTGCAACGATTCTCCCGATACCATCCCGACTGTTCCCAGGGCATTCGCTGAGGCGACCCGACGGAGCTTTCACGGTGACCTCTTCGAGGACCCATACGAGTGGATGAGGCAGAAGGAGGACCCGCGCACCCGGCAGTATGTGGAGCAGGAGAACCAGTACTGCCAGGAGAGGTTGAGTCATCTTGCCGGGTTGCGCCGGACCCTCCTGGACGAGTTCAAGGCCCGGGTGCAGGAGACCGACATGTCGGTCCCCACCCGAATCCAGGGCTACTGGTACTTCGGCAGAACACTGGAGGGGAGTCAGTACGGCCTTCAGTGCCGCCTGCCCGTCAGGGACGATGATGACTGGGATCCGCCTCTGATCGATAAGGGAAGCGCCCCGGGTTCCCTGCCGGGGGAGGAGATCATCTTCGACGCCAACAAGGAATCCCAGGGCCATGACTTCTTCGCCCTGGGTTGCCTGGATCTGAGCAGGGACGGAAGGTGGATGCTCTACGGGCTGGATACCAGCGGGAACGAGCGTTATGACCTGCGCATCCGAGACCTCTCCACCGGCAAGAACCTGCCCGACCGGATCGACCAGGTGTCGTCCGGGGCCGTACTGACACCCGATGGGAAGTGGGTCTTCTACACCACCGTGGACCAGGCCTGGAGGCCCTGTGCCGTGTGGCGTCACCAGGTCGGGCAACCCCGGGATGAGGACGTCCGGGTCTTCGAAGAACCCGATCAACGCTTCTGGGTGGGCCTGGGCCTGAGCTTTGACGAGGCCAGTCTGATGATCGGATCCTCATCCAAGACCACCAGCGAGGTCCTCATGCTCTCCCTGGAGGACCCGACCGGTGACTTCGTTCCCTTCATCCCTCGCCAGGACGGGGTCGAGTACGATGTGAGCCTGAGCCGCCTGGAGGGGGCCGGGCCCGATGGGGAGGACCTTCCGGTTGCGGTGGTCTACCACAATGTGCTGAACCCGAATTTCCAGGTCGATCTGATCGATATGAGCCGGACCAAGCCGCCCTACCACCTTGGTCAGGGGGTCTGCATCGCCCAGGGCAGCCCGTATGGGTGTGAACAGGGAGGGGCTGATGCGGGCCAATCCCCGGATACTCCCTATCGGAACCCTGCCAACCCGGCCATTCTCCAGGGCGCTCGCGGACTGGGCATCGAGGGCATGGGCATCCACCGCAGTTTTGTGGTCATGACCTACCGGGCCGACAGCCTGCCCCGCCTTGCGGTGATTCCCAAGGAGGAGGCCATCGAGGACCTTCGTGCCGGTCGTCCCTGGCGCTTCCGCCAGGTGGTTCCCGGGCAGGGCCTGTTGGACCATGCCGATCGGGGAATCGGACAGGGCAGGGTCTACAGCATCGCCTCATCCGACAACCCCTCCTACGAAGCCCCCACCATGCGGTACATCTTCAGCAGCTATACGGTTCCATCGGAGCTGCATGAGATGGATCCGGCAACGGGCGCCGACCGGCTCCTTAAGCGGGCCGAGGTCCTGGGTGATTTCGACCCGGACAGGTATGCCGAACGTCGCCTTTGGGTGGATGTGCGAGACGGTGCCAGGGTGCCCGTCTCCCTGGTCTGGCGGCGGGGGATGGTCCCTGCCTTGGATGCCGAGGGAAGGACCGGTCTGGATGATGAGGTCATCCCGGCGCCGTCCGATCCCGGCCGTCTGCCCTGGCCCGGCGACGAGGCCTCCATCTCCCGGAGTCTGCAGGGCGGATCGCCCATGTTCATCACCGGGTACGGGGCCTACGAGATAAGCTCCGATCCTGGTTTCTCGACCGGCCGCCTGAGTCTCCTGGACAGGGGTGTGCTTTATGCCGTCCCACACGTGCGGGGCGGGGGAGAGATGGGGCGGGCCTGGTACGAGCAGGGTCGCAGACTCCAGAAGAGGCATACCTTCGAGGACTTCATCGACGTAACGGCCGCCCTGCAGGCCAGGGGGTGGGCTGACCCGCTCCATACGGTGGCGAACGGCGGTTCGGCTGGCGGTCTTCTCATGGGTGCCGTGGCCAACATGGCTCCCCAGCTCTATGCCGGGATCGAGGCCGATGTGCCATTTGTGGATGCCCTGACCAGCATCCTGGACCCGGACCTTCCCCTGACCGTGACCGAGTGGGACGAGTGGGGGGATCCCCTGCACGACCCGGAGGTCTACCGGTACATGAAGTCCTATTCTCCCTATGAGAACGTCCAGAACGCCGACGAGCGCATCCGTGACCATGGCACCGGGCACTTCCCGGCCATCCTGGTCACCACCTCCATGAACGACACCCGCGTGCTCTACGTGGAACCGCTCAAGTGGGTGGCCAGGCTCCAGGAGCCTCGTGTCGGTGCGGACGCCCTGATCAAGGTCGAGGTGGAGGCCGGGCACGGGGGAATCAGCGGGCGCTACAGGCAATGGGAGGAACTGGCGTTCGAGAATGCCTGGTGCCTGTCCATCATGGTTCCCGATCAAACCCCTGTCCGGGATTCGGTATCTTCCTGAGACGGCCCCGGCGCCCTTATCTATGCTCGGAATATGAGCGATACGAAGAAACAGACCTATCACATTGCCGTCATTCCAGGAGACGGCATCGGCAAGGAGATCGTCCCCGAGGCCCAGGCGGTTCTGGAGAAGGTGACCGAGGGGCGGGCGAACTTCGAATATGTTGATTTCGACCTTGGTGCCGAGCGCTACCTGCGTGACGGGGCCATCCTGCCGGACGAGGAGCTGGAGAGGCTCAAGCAGCAGGATGCCATACTCCTGGGGGCCATCGGTGATCCCCGGATCAAGGCGGGCATCCTGGAGCGGGGTCTTCTGCTCAAGATGCGGTTTGAACTCGATCAGTATGTGAATCTGCGTCCTTCCAAGTTGTACAAGGGTGTGGTCTCGCCCCTGGCCGATCCTGGCGACATCGACTTCGTCGTGGTTCGCGAGGGGACGGAGGGCCTTTATGCCGGCGCCGGCGGTTCCGTCCGCCGCGGCACCCCCCAGGAGGTGGCCACCGAGGTTTCCATCAACACCGCTTTCGGGGCGGAGAGGGTCGTCCGTTATGCCTACAAGCTGGCCATGAAGCGGCGCAGGAAGCTGACCCTGGTCCACAAGAAGAACGTTCTGACCAATGCCGGTGACATGTGGCAACGCCTGGTTGACCAGGTGGGGGAGGAGTACCCCGAGGTGGAGCGTGAGTACCTGCACGTCGATGCCTCGACCATCTTCCTGGTGACCGAGCCGAGCCGTTTCGACGTGATTGTGACCGACAACCTCTTCGGTGACATCCTTACGGACGAGGCCGGAGCCGTGGTGGGCGGCGTGGGCTACTCCGCCTCGGGCTGCATCAACGCCAGCAACACCTACCCGTCCATGTTCGAACCCATCCACGGGTCCGCTCCCGACATTGCCGGCAAGGGGATCGCCAACCCCACGGCCGCTATCCTGTCGGCCGCGATGCTGCTTGACCATCTGGGCTTCGACCAGGAAGCGGACAGAATCAACAAGGCCGTTGAGGACGACATCGCAGAGCTGGGGGCAACAAGCCGCTCCACCAGCCGGATCGGAAAGGACATCCTGGGCAGATTGTGAGTCATTTCGCCCCTTGCAGGGCTTTTAGGGACTCTGGTCTACTCTTGAGAACATGACTATGGACGATTATCGGCAATTCGCAGACGATGACCCCCAGGCCAGGACCGGTTGGTCAGGCACCGACGGACAGGAGGGACCGAATCCTGCTGGGGCGCAGATCCCCCAGTCTTCGCCCGATTCAGACCCGTCGCCCTCCTCCCAGTACCCGCAGGATGGCCAGACGAGCCAGCAATTCATGCAGATGCCGGTGGAGCCGCAGCCGTCCTCGAATGAAACGACCGTCACTCCTTCATATGGGCAACAGTATGGCGATCAACCCTCCAGCCAGCCTGATGTGAGTATGGGGCAGGGTGCAACCCCTGCTTTCCCCTCACAGGGCAATCAGGCAGGTGCGACCACGGCCCAGTCCTACGGTGTGCCGGCCTCCGGGCCGCAGTCGGCCCCGGCGCAGTCTTATGCCGGCCAGCCTTATGGCTCTGCGGCCTATGGTGCGCAGCCTGGTGAAGGGCAGCCGTATGGAACCGGGGCGTATCCGACGCAATCCAGCGGCGCACAGGCTTATGATGGCCGTTCGTATGGCTCGCAACCATACGGACAGTCCAACCAGCCCTGGTCGGATCCGGCTCAGCCGTATGCAACTCAGCAATACCCGGCTCAGCAATATCCTGCCCAGCAGTACGCAGCACAGCCTTATGCCGGTCAGCAATATCCGGCCCAACAGCAGTACGGCGCGCAGCAGTATCAGCAGAATCAACAGTACGGAACCGGATATGCTCCGGCCTACCAGGCACCTGCCAATCCCGGGTACGCCCCTCCGACCTATGTGCAGCCGGTTCCACCCCTGGCCAATCCCGCTCGCCACTCACGCTTGGCCGCCGGCCTGCTCAGCATCTTCCTCGGCGTCTTCGGTGTAGGGAACTTCTACCTTGGTCATACAGGCAAGGGCATGGCGCAGCTCATGATTACCCTGATCGGGTTTTTCTTCTTCTTCCTCGGTCCGTTCATCTCCAGCGTCTGGAGCCTGATTGAGGGAATACTGATTCTGGTTTCCTCGCCCGGATCAAAATGGCATCGTGACGGCTACGGACAGGAGCTGACCGATTAATGCCGTCTGTCCTTCGGGGGGAGTGCAAGGAGCCCGGTGGGAAACTGGTGGCGGTCGCCATGCAGCTTGGACGGACGTCCGACGGGCGTCCCTGTCTGGATTCCTGCAGGATCGACGGTGACTTCTTCATCGATTACCGTTCGGATGGTCGGACCTCTGATGGGCTTCTGACCGCCCTGGAGTCCGCCATGATGAAGATGCGGCTGCCCCTGGATCCCGACTGTGCAAGGACCACCCTCGATGCGGTCATGGACAGGCACGATGCCGAACGGATCCTGGGCATATCCTCGCCTTCCCTGGTCACGGCCATGACCAGGGCCCTTCCATCCGAGCAGGTCCGAAGCGGGAATGCCGACATGGCCGCCGTACCCGAGGGGAGCTTGACCGATACCGATTCCGGCAGGCGAGGCTGTGAAGCCGATGATGCGGATACCGGTTTGGATGAAGCCCTGAGACGATGGGCGGAACTGGACCTGACCGTTGTCAAGGATCGTCCGCGAGACCCGGCCATGCAGATGGCGATGGACCAGGCCCTGGCCGAGTCCGTGGCAGATGGCACGCAACCTCCCACCCTCCGCATCTGGCAGTGGTCGGCCCCTGCCGTGGTGCTGGGACGTTTCCAATCCCTTGCCAACGAGGTCCATCCGGACCGGGCCAGGAAGTCTGGATTCACCGTGGTCAGGCGCTGCACGGGCGGAGGTGCCATGTTCGTCGAGCCTGACAGGGTCATCACATACTCCCTGTATGTGCCCGCCTCGTTCGTACGCGGTCTGGATCCGATTCGGTCCTACCGCCTATGCGACCTCTGGCTGATTCGCGCATTACGCGCCCAGGGAATCGAGGCCGGCTGGGAGGGACTCAACGACATCGCCTCACCCAGGGGCAAGATGGGTGGCGCCTCCCAGCGTCGTTTCCCGGGTAGGGGAGGTGGTCCGGGCGGGCTCCTCCACCATGTGACCCTCTCATACTCGATTGATGCCGAACTGATGGTTCGGATTCTGAACACCTCCCAGGAAAAAATCAGCGACAAGGCCGTGCAATCGGCCAAAAGTCGGGTGGATCCGATTGGGAGGCAGACCGATCTGGGCCGCACGGCCCTGGTCAATGGAATCCTGCGGACCCTCCCTACCTTGGCGGGAAGCGTGAGGACGGGGGAGCCTGGCCATGGCCCGGAGGAAAGGGCCGCCCGACTTGCCGAGGAACGATACCTCCGACCTGGTTGGACAGGAGTCATCGAATGAGTGGGTCTATAATCATTGACAGCCAGTCAGGTGTACCCATTGCCAGCGTCCGTCCAGGTGCGAGGTCGATGACGACTTGCCCGGTGGTGCAAGAAGGAGTGAAGTATGGCGGTCCACAAGCCCAATGAGATTCCCGAGGAAGGGAATGCCCTGAGGCAGACCGCCCTGTTCAAGCAGGTGCCGCAGGACGAGGTCGACCAGCTTCTCGACAGCCTGAGTGAGTACACCTTCTCCAAGGGTTCCACCATCTTCCGCCAGGGTGATACGGACCATCGCATGTACCTGGTCGAGGAGGGCAGGGTCAAGCTGGTGAGGCAGTCGGTCGACAGGCGTATCCAGCTCCTCAGCATCCACGGACGTGGCGAGATTCTTGGTGAGATTCCGGTCTTCGACCCGACAGGTGGCCCCCGGACGGCCTCGGCGGTGGTCATGGTCAACCGGACCAAGGTGGCCGCCCTGGACCACGATGCGCTCTTCGATTGGCTCAATCAGCATCCCAAGGTGGCCGTGGACATGCTCCAGGTCCTGGCCAACCGCCTACGGACCAACAACGAGCGGATATCTGACCTGGTCTTCATGGACGTCCCGGCCCGCCTGGCCAAGACACTCCTCAACCTGGCCACCCGCTTCGGTGAGCCCTTCGAGCAGGGGCTGATGGTGCCTCACGACCTAACCCAGGAAGAGCTGGCCCAGTTGGTGGGGGCCTCCAGGGAGACCGTCAACAAGGCCTTGATGGACTTCTCGAACAGGGGTTGGATCTCTCGACGGGGCCGTACCATCATCATCTTCCAGCCCGGCGCCCTGATCCGGCGCTCGCGCATGTAGGGACCCCATGAACAAGTCGACATGATTTTTCATGTCGGTAGAGCCGAGGCTCTACTATGGATTTCATGCCCGAAAAAAAGAAGTCCATGACTGTACGCCGCTTCTTCACCCTGCTTTTGGCCTACCTCCTGTTCTGCGTGGCAGGTGGTGTGGTGGTCTCAGGGTTTCTTTTTCCGGCCGTTCTCGGCGTGAATGCGGCCGCCACGAACATGATGCCGGCTCTGAAGACCGAGAACATCGACTTCAACGTGAATGACCTGCCCCAGCAGTCCAGGCTCTACGCCTCTGACGGGCATACGGTCATCGCCACCTTCTATGCCCAGAACAGGATAGTGGTGCCGATCAAGAACGTTTCGGGCTATATGCAGAAGGCCGTCGTGGCCCGGGAGGATCGCCGCTTCTTCGAGCACTCAGGCGTGGATACCCAGGGCGTTCTCAGGGCCTTCATCCAGACGTATATCAAGCAGGGCGATACCCAGGGAGGGTCCACGCTGACCCAGCAGTATGTCAAGAACATGCTCATGAACCAGGCTGAGGAGAACAACGACCCCATCGCCGAGTACCACGCCCAGGAGGAGACCATCGCCCGCAAGATGCGGGAGATGCTGATCGCCGTGCAGATGGAGAAGAAGTACTCCAAGCCCGAGATTCTCCAGGGGTACCTGAACATCGCCCAGTTCGGCACCAACGTGTACGGGGTGGAAACTGCCGCTCGACGCTACTTCAACAAGTCCGCCAAGAACCTGGACCCAGGTGAGGCGGCCACCATCGCGGCCGTGACCAAGAACCCGGCCAGATTCGACCCCACGGTGGACATCGATGCCTCCCAGGAGCAACGCAACATCGTCCTTGACCTGATGCTCCAGGAGCACTACATCGATCAGGAGCAGCATGACCAGGCCAGGTCCAAACCCCTTGAGGAGACGCTCCATGTGCAGAGCGTCGACGCGGGTTGCCAGGCTGCCGGGGATGCCGCCTTCTTCTGCGATTACGTAACCAAGCAGATACTCAACTCCAAGGAGTTCGGAAAGACCCAGGAGGACCGCAACAAACTCCTGAAGGAGGGCGGTCTCGATATCTACACCACCATGGATGTGGACGCCAATGCGGCGGCCATGCAGGCGGCGCGTGACACGATTCCCGTTGACGATCCCAGTGGCTTCGAGGTCACCATGGCGGCCATCAGGCCAGGCACCGGTGAGGTTCTGGGCTTCGGAATCAACAGGATCTACGACGCCACCCAGAATTCAGGTGGTGGTACCCGTACGGCCATCAACTACGCCGTAGACCAGGTGGATGGCGGCGGTTGGGGCTTCCCCGTCGGATCCACATGGAAGCCCATCAACATGGCTGCCTGGATGAAAGAGGGCAGGTCGATCAACGAACCCCTGCGGACCATGACCAACTACAACCAGTCCACCTTCAGCTGCGAGGAGCCCGACGGGACCTCCTATGGGTTCGGCAGCGGCAACTGGCACGTTGAGAACTCCGGCGGCGGCACCACCTCGCCGGAGACCCCGCTCCAGGGTCTGGTCCGGTCCCACAACACCACCCAGGCGTCCATGGCTCAGCAGATCGGGCTCTGCTCCATCGCCGACACGGCCAAGGACCTGGGATACCACAATTCTCCCAGGGACCAGATGGACATCCACTCGCCCAACTCGTTCCAGCTGCCCATGACCATCGGTTCCGTTCAGGCATCACCCCTGACCATGGCCAATGTCTATGCCACCCTGGCGGCCAAGGGCACTGCCTGCACCCCGATAGCCATGACAAAGGTGGTCGATAAGAACAACAAGAACCTGAAGGTCCCCAAGGCCAACTGTCATCAGGCCATCGAGCCGGGCATCGCCGAGACCGTGGCCTACGCCATGAACCAGGGTGTGGTCCAGCCGGGCGGCGAGGCGGCCACAACCCAGCTGGACGGCGGGCGCAAGACCTTCGCCAAGACGGGCACGCATGAGGACAAGTACATGACCACCGGCGGATTCGTGCCCCAGGTGGCCGCCTTCGTGACCGTGGGCAACGCCGAGGGGCAGGTGTCCTTCAGTGGCAAGACCATCAACGGCAGGTCCATGGGGACCTGGTTCGGCATGTATATCGCCACCCCGGCCTGGAAGGAGTTCATGAACACCTATCTGGCCGCCGCCAACATCGCGCCTGACAACGATTATGGCAATCCCGATCCCAAGTTCACCCGCGCAGTGGCCATGCAGGGCAAAACCGAGAGCCAGCAGCAACAGGAGCAGGAGGAGGCCCGGCGGCGGGCGCAGGAAGAGGCGCAGCGACGGGCGCAGGAGGAAGAACAGCAGCGTGCCCGACAGCAGGCCGAGCAGCAGGCTCAACAGCAACAACATGCGGAGCAACAACCTGTTGCTCCTGCCCAGCCGCAGGACCAGTAGGCTTCCATCTGGACCTCGTGCCTAAAATGGCGGTATAGGGAAGCTCACACGAGTGGTCATCGTGGCGGGGCGGCAACGGGTTGAGCAAGTGAAATTGCGGTTTCTCGCGGCTCGTCCCCGCACGGTCACAGAGAGGCAGGGGCCGTATGGGTCATGGCAACGTGAATGGGGGAAACCCACTGAAAGGCGAGAAGGGGAGGGTCAAGGTGAGCAGTCAGTTGCCCGACCTTTTCGAGCCCATGCAGTTGCGTGACCTGCAGATTCGCAACCGGGCCTGGCTGCCCCCGATGGACACCTACTCCTGCGTGAACCAGGATGGCATTCCCACCAACTTCCACTACCAGCATTACGTCTCCAGGGCCCTGGGTGGTTTTGGTGTGGTCATAGCCGAGGCCACCGCGGTCAACCCCCAGGGACGTATCTCGCCCTGTGATTTGGGCATCTGGAACGACAGGCAGGCCAGTGCCTGGCAGGGAATCGTCACCGACATCAAGGCCGCCGGTGCCCAGCCCTTCATTCAGCTCAACCACTCCGGGCGCAAAGGGTCGTCAGGGTGTACGCCCACCGGTCACATCAACGCCACAGTCCCGGCCTCCGAAGGGGGCTGGCAGCCCCTGGCGCCAAGCCCCATCGTTTATGGGGACATGGACACCCCTGCCGAACTGTCGAGGATGGAGATATCCACAATCGTGGCCGATTTCCGCTCGGCCGCCATGCGGGCCGTCAAGGCGGGGTTTGAGGGGATCGAGATTCACGCCGCCCATGGGTACCTGCTCTCCGAGTTCCTGGACCCGCTGACCAACCACCGGAAAGACGAATACGGTGGCAGGCTGTCCGGCAGGATGCGGGCCCTGATTGAGGTCACCGATGCCGTACGTGAGGTGATTCCGGCCGGAATGCCCCTTCT includes the following:
- a CDS encoding TM2 domain-containing protein, whose product is MTMDDYRQFADDDPQARTGWSGTDGQEGPNPAGAQIPQSSPDSDPSPSSQYPQDGQTSQQFMQMPVEPQPSSNETTVTPSYGQQYGDQPSSQPDVSMGQGATPAFPSQGNQAGATTAQSYGVPASGPQSAPAQSYAGQPYGSAAYGAQPGEGQPYGTGAYPTQSSGAQAYDGRSYGSQPYGQSNQPWSDPAQPYATQQYPAQQYPAQQYAAQPYAGQQYPAQQQYGAQQYQQNQQYGTGYAPAYQAPANPGYAPPTYVQPVPPLANPARHSRLAAGLLSIFLGVFGVGNFYLGHTGKGMAQLMITLIGFFFFFLGPFISSVWSLIEGILILVSSPGSKWHRDGYGQELTD
- a CDS encoding App1 family protein is translated as MVSERDSRRPSEQGGRGGPWQVTSVSTAFDAAGPGERIESRPAPVRLARRIVTGLFEFWVGLSTGMTGRMGWFPRIQPYVGYGTQAYSRLICRTVLSDSQGRSDRAMRGIRELLTVPAPRTRVALAIDQVRLGTVQVGDSAVYDAVDSSRNQNGEFVLSDRSGYLDLVAEHHLTPGTHQVSYKVQGRPTVTAPLYIIPPEARFGVISDVDDTIMVSQVPIHWKAAWNFLLSDPHNRSSVAGMSVFYNRIHDLDPSAPFFYLSASPWNVEGAIRGFIRDHGFPSGPLLLRDLDPRPKTFVPSIVQHKMEFIHQLMADFPHMRFVLIGDDGQSDPTTFAEVVHRYPGRVLAIGIRQLSPGESGLGIINRTSSQPAPETGVPVFYGTTGVNLMRTMLPYLAANH
- the gcvH gene encoding glycine cleavage system protein GcvH, whose product is MSEENSEGTVRLDVPDHLQYSPDHVWIDASQDPAVIGVTEYAADQLGDLVFLDLPETGTQVEAGDEVVELESSKAVEPVVCPVSGTIAYVNRSASDDPGVINSDPYGEGWIMKMTLDDDEPDLLTADEYSKMLRKLG
- a CDS encoding 3-isopropylmalate dehydrogenase encodes the protein MSDTKKQTYHIAVIPGDGIGKEIVPEAQAVLEKVTEGRANFEYVDFDLGAERYLRDGAILPDEELERLKQQDAILLGAIGDPRIKAGILERGLLLKMRFELDQYVNLRPSKLYKGVVSPLADPGDIDFVVVREGTEGLYAGAGGSVRRGTPQEVATEVSINTAFGAERVVRYAYKLAMKRRRKLTLVHKKNVLTNAGDMWQRLVDQVGEEYPEVEREYLHVDASTIFLVTEPSRFDVIVTDNLFGDILTDEAGAVVGGVGYSASGCINASNTYPSMFEPIHGSAPDIAGKGIANPTAAILSAAMLLDHLGFDQEADRINKAVEDDIAELGATSRSTSRIGKDILGRL
- a CDS encoding S9 family peptidase, producing MSFSASDCNDSPDTIPTVPRAFAEATRRSFHGDLFEDPYEWMRQKEDPRTRQYVEQENQYCQERLSHLAGLRRTLLDEFKARVQETDMSVPTRIQGYWYFGRTLEGSQYGLQCRLPVRDDDDWDPPLIDKGSAPGSLPGEEIIFDANKESQGHDFFALGCLDLSRDGRWMLYGLDTSGNERYDLRIRDLSTGKNLPDRIDQVSSGAVLTPDGKWVFYTTVDQAWRPCAVWRHQVGQPRDEDVRVFEEPDQRFWVGLGLSFDEASLMIGSSSKTTSEVLMLSLEDPTGDFVPFIPRQDGVEYDVSLSRLEGAGPDGEDLPVAVVYHNVLNPNFQVDLIDMSRTKPPYHLGQGVCIAQGSPYGCEQGGADAGQSPDTPYRNPANPAILQGARGLGIEGMGIHRSFVVMTYRADSLPRLAVIPKEEAIEDLRAGRPWRFRQVVPGQGLLDHADRGIGQGRVYSIASSDNPSYEAPTMRYIFSSYTVPSELHEMDPATGADRLLKRAEVLGDFDPDRYAERRLWVDVRDGARVPVSLVWRRGMVPALDAEGRTGLDDEVIPAPSDPGRLPWPGDEASISRSLQGGSPMFITGYGAYEISSDPGFSTGRLSLLDRGVLYAVPHVRGGGEMGRAWYEQGRRLQKRHTFEDFIDVTAALQARGWADPLHTVANGGSAGGLLMGAVANMAPQLYAGIEADVPFVDALTSILDPDLPLTVTEWDEWGDPLHDPEVYRYMKSYSPYENVQNADERIRDHGTGHFPAILVTTSMNDTRVLYVEPLKWVARLQEPRVGADALIKVEVEAGHGGISGRYRQWEELAFENAWCLSIMVPDQTPVRDSVSS
- a CDS encoding L,D-transpeptidase family protein, which encodes MEEAETVIMQPIQVPLADDPVEYQDEEPVDLFEDESVSRVFGEATARTSWFGTHKAIWITLLLFLLLAVVLVGGFFGARQYFQERVAPGVSFAGQSMMGKDADQVRKIVAQKVQDSKVELTSQGKPSVTAGLEDLGVSVNQERTVKELMGSKREGDFERLNPFRRVSVPLVAEDNELAMDRFLTGRFIDEGSRSVPSFIVFDEGLHAFTVQEGRGGKAPKLEPVEKAVSSLVQEPGHEARVAVTYQDIPMPITVEVASKVAGEANQRIAKDLVIQATDNDSMRIPAPTVASWVKPDTDLRRGTMSLDFDQAAISGYLSQELPKALDREMVTAVNVKNTKGEVVAETTKGVDGVKVKDFEATADQVIKALKSGNMDTIKVQADVTPHKEQTRVARYDVPDGDTWIDVNLSNQTATVYHGTTPVQTFFICSGKPFDGDGSDTGTFFINVRYAIQTMRGPGYVSPDVRWVSYYNGSEGFHTAAWNHGGIATGDPTHHGSHGCINMYEQDAKWIFDNAPVGTMVKVWGEVPPGPVR